One window of Solwaraspora sp. WMMA2056 genomic DNA carries:
- a CDS encoding helix-turn-helix domain-containing protein gives MSYLYDRLSSTREGSRALSAARLRYQVLKILHRSLERSGLTQVELARRLGVRKSAVNQVFRSDGNLRVSTLAEYLHEMGSELAIEVVKVGTQRSAAVEEMDREWRASRQKVESYSSPSRLSPVELEAIDWRSASTSKLFQSFATAD, from the coding sequence ATGAGCTATCTTTACGACCGGCTTTCGTCAACGAGGGAGGGAAGCCGCGCGTTGTCGGCGGCGAGACTCAGGTATCAAGTACTCAAAATCCTTCACCGATCTTTGGAGCGATCGGGATTGACGCAGGTGGAATTGGCAAGAAGACTTGGAGTTCGCAAGTCGGCAGTGAATCAGGTTTTCCGTAGTGATGGCAACCTTCGGGTGTCGACTCTCGCCGAGTATCTTCATGAAATGGGAAGTGAGTTGGCGATCGAGGTCGTAAAAGTTGGGACGCAGAGATCGGCTGCTGTCGAAGAAATGGATCGTGAGTGGCGCGCGTCTAGGCAAAAAGTCGAGTCGTATTCGTCGCCCTCCCGGTTGTCGCCGGTCGAGTTGGAGGCCATCGACTGGCGCTCCGCATCCACGTCGAAGTTGTTCCAATCCTTCGCTACGGCTGATTGA
- a CDS encoding VIT family protein, which translates to MDEPHGAGISTRLNWLRAGVLGANDGIVSTAGLVVGVAGATVATGPVLTAGVAGVAAGAVSMALGEYVSVSSQRDSERALLAKERMELERFPEQELDELTELYVAKGLTAGTARLVAEELTAKDAFAAHADVELRIDPESLTNPWHAAAASAIAFTLGSLLPLVAILLPPPDARVPVTFVVVLLTLAVTGAVSARLGSARVGRAVVRLVAGGALAMAVTFAIGQLVGATVL; encoded by the coding sequence GTGGACGAGCCGCACGGCGCCGGGATCTCCACCCGGTTGAACTGGTTACGGGCCGGGGTGCTGGGTGCCAACGACGGCATCGTGTCGACGGCGGGGCTCGTCGTGGGCGTGGCCGGTGCGACCGTCGCCACCGGTCCGGTCCTGACCGCCGGGGTCGCGGGGGTGGCGGCGGGAGCCGTCTCCATGGCCCTGGGCGAATACGTGTCGGTCAGCAGCCAACGTGACTCCGAACGGGCGCTGCTGGCGAAGGAGCGCATGGAGCTCGAACGCTTCCCCGAGCAGGAGTTGGACGAGCTGACCGAGCTGTACGTCGCGAAGGGTCTGACCGCCGGGACCGCCCGGTTGGTGGCGGAGGAGCTGACCGCAAAGGACGCATTCGCCGCGCACGCCGACGTCGAGTTGCGGATCGACCCGGAGTCGTTGACCAACCCCTGGCACGCGGCTGCCGCCTCGGCGATCGCCTTCACCCTGGGGTCGCTGCTGCCGCTCGTCGCGATCCTGCTGCCGCCACCCGACGCGAGGGTGCCCGTGACGTTCGTCGTCGTGCTGCTCACCCTCGCGGTGACGGGTGCGGTGAGCGCGCGCCTCGGCTCGGCCCGCGTGGGTCGGGCGGTCGTCCGGCTTGTGGCCGGTGGGGCCCTGGCCATGGCAGTCACCTTCGCCATCGGGCAGTTGGTCGGCGCGACGGTGCTCTGA
- a CDS encoding response regulator transcription factor: MTQADAPPTTVVLADDEVLLRKAMAALLPLEGDITVLAEAADGTSAVAATLQHRPDVLVIDLEMPGVDGLGAVAQIRQVRPEQVILMLTRHARPGVLRKALRLGVQGFVSKSAEPAHIASVIGTLHAGKRWVDPDVSALAVIDDCPLTDREVDVLRATGDGYSVADIAVRLHLAEGTVRNYLSNAMQKTQTRTRHDAARYAREHDWL; this comes from the coding sequence ATGACGCAGGCCGACGCCCCACCGACCACCGTGGTGCTCGCCGACGACGAGGTGCTGCTGCGCAAGGCGATGGCCGCGCTGCTGCCGCTCGAAGGCGACATCACCGTGCTCGCCGAGGCCGCCGACGGCACGTCGGCCGTCGCCGCGACCCTGCAGCACCGGCCCGACGTCCTCGTCATCGACCTGGAGATGCCCGGCGTGGACGGGCTCGGCGCCGTCGCCCAGATCCGGCAGGTCCGGCCCGAACAGGTCATCCTGATGCTGACCCGGCACGCCCGACCGGGCGTGCTCCGGAAGGCTCTCCGCCTCGGCGTCCAGGGCTTCGTCAGCAAGTCGGCGGAGCCTGCGCACATCGCCTCGGTCATCGGCACCCTGCACGCGGGCAAGCGGTGGGTCGATCCGGACGTCTCCGCGCTCGCCGTCATCGACGACTGCCCACTTACCGACCGGGAGGTCGACGTGCTGCGGGCGACCGGCGACGGCTACTCGGTGGCCGACATCGCTGTCCGGCTCCACCTCGCCGAGGGCACCGTCCGTAACTATCTGTCCAACGCGATGCAGAAGACCCAGACCCGGACCCGGCACGACGCGGCCCGCTACGCCCGCGAGCACGACTGGCTCTGA
- a CDS encoding DNA-binding protein — MDANRKARYCRCGTRLARDNKSERCAPCQAKARAFAIQPPESPDDFWDTDQFRDAFRAQHIGHVSRAYRKHPKNIAFYGKDGVPQSVVGGWLGLTQAQISRIENGPPVRHLDSLTHWVRTLRIPEQLLWFKLPSTSSASDDSRMVDTKVEAVPRQAVPAPALLQPPSSGLPQVRGNGYASAMQSFRAADRQVGGGHLYATVVQYLQAEVAPCMFGVDQSSDGQLAFTAAAALTEMAGWMAHDAGRDQAAEQHFACSLELVKLGNDRQLGVHILASLSHLAHHRGKPVDALQYARRGRETLSCGPRSPELEARLLAMQARAFAALRQPDDCAQHLIEAERVLEAEPAEERSPWVSHFDEGSLANEAARCLRQLGDLGQAKRQAERVVELRPGDRTRSRAFGQLILVTVLVAQG; from the coding sequence ATGGACGCGAACCGCAAGGCGCGTTACTGCCGTTGCGGAACGCGCCTCGCCCGAGACAACAAGAGCGAGCGGTGCGCGCCGTGTCAGGCGAAGGCGCGCGCGTTCGCCATCCAGCCGCCGGAGTCGCCGGATGACTTCTGGGATACCGATCAGTTCCGGGACGCGTTCCGAGCGCAGCACATCGGCCACGTCTCGCGCGCGTACCGCAAGCACCCAAAGAACATCGCCTTCTACGGAAAGGATGGCGTTCCGCAGAGCGTCGTCGGCGGATGGCTCGGCCTGACACAAGCCCAGATCAGCCGCATCGAGAACGGCCCGCCGGTTCGACATCTCGACAGCCTGACGCACTGGGTCCGCACGCTCAGGATTCCTGAACAGCTTCTGTGGTTCAAGCTGCCCAGCACATCGTCTGCGAGCGACGACTCTCGTATGGTCGATACGAAGGTGGAGGCAGTACCGAGACAAGCAGTGCCGGCACCGGCCCTGCTTCAGCCTCCGTCGTCCGGCCTGCCGCAGGTTCGTGGCAATGGCTACGCGTCCGCAATGCAGTCGTTCCGAGCGGCGGACCGCCAAGTCGGCGGCGGTCACCTCTACGCTACGGTCGTACAGTACCTGCAAGCCGAAGTCGCACCATGCATGTTCGGAGTCGACCAGAGCAGCGATGGGCAGTTGGCGTTCACGGCCGCAGCCGCCTTGACCGAGATGGCCGGGTGGATGGCTCACGACGCCGGTCGGGACCAGGCCGCCGAACAGCACTTTGCGTGCTCACTCGAACTGGTCAAACTCGGAAACGACCGGCAGCTCGGCGTGCACATCCTCGCCAGCCTGAGCCACCTCGCGCACCATCGGGGCAAACCGGTCGACGCTCTCCAATACGCACGACGAGGCCGTGAGACGCTGTCGTGCGGTCCGCGGTCGCCCGAACTCGAAGCTCGCCTCCTCGCGATGCAAGCCCGTGCCTTCGCCGCGCTGAGACAACCGGACGACTGCGCACAGCACCTCATTGAGGCAGAGCGGGTGCTTGAAGCAGAGCCGGCCGAGGAACGGTCGCCGTGGGTCAGCCACTTCGATGAAGGCTCGCTGGCCAACGAGGCCGCCCGGTGCTTGCGCCAGCTTGGCGACCTAGGCCAGGCGAAACGGCAGGCCGAGCGGGTCGTCGAACTACGGCCGGGAGACCGCACGCGAAGTCGCGCATTCGGACAGCTCATCCTCGTGACTGTGCTCGTAGCCCAGGGGTGA
- a CDS encoding IS66 family transposase — MPADPPPSYDELLALNAGLAARLEQALTRIAELEARLKQSSSNSSKPPSSDGLAKPAPKSLRGRSGRRPGRPTGGEGTTLSQVADPDVIVRHVPDICGGCGDGLTDPAEVTVTRRQVFDIPQPRVVVTEHQIVTVACPCGHHTTAATPAGATAPAAYGPRIAAIGVYLLHGQFLSIGRTADAIRDLFGLPVAPATITAWVTRTALGVIDTVLPVIRDRIKNAPVAHFDETGIRVDGRLAWLHSASTPTDVFLTVHRRRGTAAMDDAGVLPGYTGTAVHDAWAPYDTYTTARHALCNAHVLRELVYVVDTATGQVADLAGQAIDALRHLNRLTVTARADGCEPDPADLAEQTHLLRSAVVLGAAATATRTDKLHRKYHALFVRLRDRRADYLRFLTDPAVPFDNNPAERTIRMPKLRIKVSGSMRTMTGAEHFAAIRSYAATATRHGINMLDALTRAAAGSPWIPTTA, encoded by the coding sequence ATGCCCGCCGATCCGCCGCCGTCGTATGACGAGTTGTTGGCGTTGAACGCCGGGCTGGCCGCACGGCTGGAGCAGGCGCTGACGCGGATCGCTGAGCTTGAGGCCCGGTTGAAGCAGTCGTCGAGCAACTCGTCGAAACCGCCGTCGAGCGACGGGCTGGCCAAACCGGCGCCGAAGTCGCTGCGGGGCCGTTCGGGTCGCCGGCCGGGCCGCCCCACCGGGGGCGAGGGCACCACCCTGTCCCAGGTGGCCGATCCGGACGTGATCGTCCGGCACGTGCCGGACATCTGTGGCGGCTGCGGTGACGGCCTGACCGACCCCGCCGAGGTGACGGTCACCCGCCGGCAGGTGTTCGACATCCCCCAGCCCCGGGTCGTGGTGACCGAGCACCAGATCGTCACCGTCGCCTGCCCGTGCGGGCACCACACCACCGCCGCGACACCCGCCGGGGCCACCGCGCCCGCCGCCTACGGACCACGGATCGCCGCGATCGGCGTCTACCTGCTCCACGGACAGTTCCTGTCCATCGGCCGCACCGCCGACGCGATCCGTGACCTGTTCGGCCTGCCCGTCGCGCCAGCCACCATCACCGCCTGGGTCACCCGCACCGCCCTCGGCGTCATCGACACGGTGCTCCCCGTCATCCGCGACCGCATCAAGAACGCGCCGGTCGCGCACTTCGACGAGACCGGCATACGCGTCGACGGCCGCCTCGCCTGGCTGCACTCCGCCTCCACACCCACCGACGTGTTCCTCACCGTGCACCGCCGGCGCGGCACCGCCGCAATGGACGACGCCGGCGTGCTACCCGGATACACCGGCACCGCCGTGCACGACGCGTGGGCCCCGTACGACACCTACACCACCGCCCGGCACGCCCTGTGCAACGCCCACGTGCTGCGGGAACTGGTCTACGTGGTCGACACCGCCACCGGGCAGGTCGCCGACCTCGCCGGCCAGGCCATCGACGCCCTGCGGCACCTGAACCGCCTGACGGTCACGGCCCGCGCCGACGGCTGCGAACCCGACCCGGCCGACCTCGCCGAACAGACCCACCTGCTGCGCTCGGCCGTCGTGCTCGGCGCCGCAGCCACCGCCACCCGCACCGACAAGCTGCACCGCAAGTACCACGCCCTGTTCGTGCGACTACGGGACCGACGCGCCGACTACCTGCGGTTCCTCACCGACCCGGCCGTGCCGTTCGACAACAACCCGGCCGAGCGGACCATCCGCATGCCGAAACTCCGGATCAAGGTCTCCGGCAGCATGCGCACCATGACCGGAGCCGAACACTTCGCCGCGATCCGCAGCTACGCCGCCACCGCCACCCGACACGGCATCAACATGCTCGACGCACTCACCCGAGCCGCCGCCGGCAGCCCCTGGATCCCCACAACCGCCTAA
- a CDS encoding type II toxin-antitoxin system RelE/ParE family toxin encodes MVEGARLSSGKVLVEEFFESLAGRKFRDGLRRVSGMDLLAAIALRFEDLARTGTLPIPRELNELRSDIWEIKAERVRLPFYWTQIPFASRAIRLTHGFIKATAKTPRKEIDCAIWVRKEDLK; translated from the coding sequence ATGGTAGAAGGGGCAAGACTCTCTTCGGGGAAGGTGCTGGTGGAAGAGTTCTTCGAATCGCTAGCGGGTAGGAAATTCCGGGACGGCCTGCGAAGAGTGTCCGGGATGGACCTTCTTGCGGCGATTGCCCTGCGATTTGAGGATCTGGCGAGGACTGGGACTCTTCCGATCCCGAGGGAACTCAATGAGTTACGGTCTGATATTTGGGAAATAAAAGCCGAGAGGGTGAGGTTGCCCTTCTATTGGACGCAAATTCCTTTTGCGAGCAGGGCGATACGATTAACTCACGGCTTCATAAAGGCCACCGCAAAGACGCCGCGTAAGGAGATCGATTGTGCTATCTGGGTCCGAAAGGAGGATTTAAAATGA
- a CDS encoding AAA family ATPase — protein MTAEMLRAPAEIKYAEELDWLESIDDGPKPFSWRLSPKMVRTFILGSEPADGLDRQVPQKWFGDRSFVERSIVTLASDRGLLLIGDPGTGKSWLAELLAAAISRNSTLVVQGTAGTTEDHIKYSWNVSMVIAKGQSRQSMIPSPIMTAMEQGVIGRFEELTRSTSDVQDALISILSEKYVSIPELDSDNIVFAQPGFSIIATANSRDRGVNDLSSALKRRFNFVRIPVVTNKRSEAEIVKFRTTELLRRHQIDLEVPPTLLDVLLQSFADLRTAAASATSDDEKLESALSTAEQIGVLEDAILHSQFFGDRTLRAETLASSMVGSLARRSPEDLAILNKFWHGVIEPRSKADGGEWSAFLEGGRQSIATLS, from the coding sequence ATGACCGCAGAGATGCTGCGCGCCCCCGCCGAGATCAAGTACGCCGAGGAGCTCGACTGGCTGGAATCGATCGACGACGGCCCGAAGCCGTTCAGCTGGCGGCTCAGCCCGAAGATGGTCCGCACCTTCATCCTGGGCTCCGAGCCGGCCGACGGCCTCGACCGGCAGGTCCCGCAGAAGTGGTTCGGTGACCGCAGCTTCGTCGAACGCAGCATCGTCACCCTCGCCTCCGACCGTGGTCTGCTGCTGATCGGCGACCCGGGCACCGGCAAGAGCTGGCTGGCCGAGCTGCTGGCCGCCGCGATCAGCCGCAACTCGACCCTGGTGGTGCAGGGCACCGCCGGCACCACCGAGGACCACATCAAGTACTCGTGGAACGTCTCGATGGTGATCGCCAAGGGCCAGTCCCGGCAGTCGATGATCCCGTCGCCGATCATGACGGCCATGGAGCAGGGCGTGATCGGCCGGTTCGAGGAGCTGACCCGCTCCACCAGCGACGTCCAGGACGCGCTGATCTCGATCCTGTCCGAGAAGTACGTCTCCATCCCCGAGCTGGACTCGGACAACATCGTCTTCGCCCAGCCCGGCTTCTCGATCATCGCCACCGCCAACAGCCGCGACCGGGGCGTCAACGACCTGTCGTCGGCGCTGAAGCGGCGGTTCAACTTCGTCCGGATCCCGGTGGTGACCAACAAGCGCAGCGAGGCGGAGATCGTCAAGTTCCGTACCACTGAACTGCTGCGCCGCCACCAGATCGACCTGGAGGTGCCGCCGACCCTGCTGGACGTGCTGCTGCAGAGCTTCGCCGACCTGCGTACCGCCGCCGCGTCGGCGACCAGCGACGACGAGAAGTTGGAGTCGGCGCTGTCCACCGCCGAGCAGATCGGTGTACTGGAGGACGCGATCCTGCACAGCCAGTTCTTCGGCGACCGGACCCTGCGCGCCGAGACCCTGGCCAGCTCGATGGTCGGCTCGCTGGCCCGGCGCAGCCCGGAGGACCTGGCGATCCTGAACAAGTTCTGGCACGGGGTGATCGAGCCACGCAGCAAGGCCGACGGCGGCGAATGGTCGGCGTTCCTCGAAGGCGGCCGCCAGAGCATCGCGACCCTGTCATGA
- a CDS encoding helix-turn-helix domain-containing protein — protein MSTQWLSVEQVAERLDLHVRTVRGYIRGGRLSAVRIGKQYRIAQADLDAFTGRSPKVSEPGRPVVEVSAVVDLDGVDAAAADRLATLLVAGAQGGSGASAEPPLRLQTGYDPARARLKIVVFGGPADVAAILSTIDLMTRPGSGMFHPSTAEGTGDDGDG, from the coding sequence ATGAGTACGCAGTGGCTCTCCGTCGAGCAGGTCGCGGAGCGGCTCGACCTGCACGTGCGTACGGTGCGTGGCTACATCCGTGGCGGCCGGTTGTCGGCCGTACGGATCGGGAAGCAGTACCGGATCGCGCAGGCCGACCTCGACGCCTTCACCGGCCGATCACCGAAAGTGAGCGAACCGGGTCGCCCGGTCGTCGAGGTGTCGGCGGTCGTCGACCTCGACGGCGTCGATGCCGCCGCCGCCGACCGGCTCGCCACCCTGCTCGTCGCCGGGGCGCAGGGCGGCAGCGGGGCGTCGGCCGAGCCGCCGCTGCGGCTGCAGACCGGGTACGACCCGGCGCGCGCCCGGTTGAAGATCGTCGTCTTCGGCGGCCCGGCTGACGTCGCGGCGATCCTGTCCACCATCGACCTGATGACGAGACCGGGCAGCGGCATGTTCCACCCGAGCACTGCTGAAGGGACGGGGGATGACGGCGATGGCTGA
- a CDS encoding DUF4180 domain-containing protein: protein MADEIIEVAGVPVLVCAADGPPIASEQDALDVIGAAFAGADVVAVPVERLDGRFFALRNGVAGGIMQKFVNYRLRLVVVGDIAAYTAGSTALHDLVTESNRGRQVWFVDDLDALAARLAGS from the coding sequence ATGGCTGACGAGATCATCGAGGTGGCCGGCGTACCGGTGCTGGTCTGCGCCGCCGACGGGCCGCCGATCGCCAGCGAGCAGGACGCCCTCGACGTCATCGGTGCAGCCTTCGCCGGTGCCGACGTCGTCGCCGTCCCGGTCGAGCGGCTGGACGGCCGTTTCTTCGCCCTGCGTAACGGGGTCGCCGGCGGCATCATGCAGAAGTTCGTCAACTACCGGCTGCGGCTGGTCGTCGTCGGCGACATCGCGGCATACACGGCGGGCAGTACGGCACTGCACGACCTGGTGACCGAGTCGAACCGGGGCCGGCAGGTCTGGTTCGTCGACGACCTCGACGCCCTCGCCGCCCGGCTCGCTGGCAGTTGA
- a CDS encoding VWA domain-containing protein: MTTEITNHHENRRQVLYWRLLARLFDGQEQATLERASMSIVDDIGLPAAVLDPSVSIDTVVQRFPELAEELPGLLAPPADTDTEAGTAPDEDDTADADAGQVGADEVRRAALAAKLLLNIFATGSGEVSATQLAGWQSDAGWYQQACGAQPGRRDGLLGTIEADLVRRMRLREVLADPALARQLTPSMSLIEQLLRDKSNLSGVALANAKALIRRFVDEVAEVLKTQVQQTSVGTIDRSVPPKRVFRNLDLDRTIWKNLPNWSPSDERLYVDRLFYKQTAKRTTPARMIVVVDQSGSMVDAMVNCTILASIFAGLPKVDVHLVAYDTRALDLTPWVHDPFEVLLRTQLGGGTDGMAALELARPKIVDPRNTVMVWISDFYEWKSQEVFDGLQAVHRSGAKLIPVGSVSSGGQQSVNPWFRQRLKDQGTPVLSGHVRKLVVELKNFLT, translated from the coding sequence ATGACCACTGAGATCACGAACCATCACGAGAACCGCCGGCAGGTGCTCTACTGGCGGCTGCTGGCCCGGCTCTTCGACGGCCAGGAGCAGGCCACCCTGGAGCGGGCCAGCATGTCGATCGTCGACGACATCGGGTTGCCGGCCGCCGTACTCGACCCGTCGGTCTCCATCGACACCGTCGTGCAGCGGTTCCCGGAGCTCGCCGAGGAGCTACCCGGCCTGCTCGCACCGCCGGCCGACACCGACACCGAGGCCGGCACGGCCCCCGACGAGGACGACACTGCCGACGCCGACGCGGGCCAGGTCGGTGCCGACGAGGTACGCCGGGCCGCGCTCGCCGCCAAGCTGCTGCTCAACATCTTCGCCACCGGCAGCGGCGAGGTCTCCGCCACCCAGTTGGCCGGCTGGCAGTCCGACGCCGGCTGGTACCAGCAGGCCTGCGGTGCGCAGCCGGGCCGCCGCGACGGGCTGCTCGGCACCATCGAGGCCGACCTGGTCCGCCGGATGCGGCTGCGGGAGGTGCTGGCCGACCCGGCGTTGGCCCGCCAGCTCACCCCGAGCATGTCGCTGATCGAGCAGCTGCTGCGGGACAAGTCGAACCTGTCCGGGGTGGCGCTGGCCAACGCCAAGGCGCTGATCCGGCGGTTCGTCGACGAGGTCGCCGAGGTGCTCAAGACCCAGGTGCAGCAGACCAGCGTCGGCACCATCGACCGGTCGGTTCCGCCGAAGCGGGTGTTCCGCAACCTGGACCTGGACCGCACCATCTGGAAGAACCTGCCGAACTGGAGCCCGAGCGACGAACGGCTCTACGTCGACCGGCTGTTCTACAAGCAGACCGCGAAGCGGACCACCCCGGCCCGCATGATCGTCGTGGTCGACCAGTCCGGCTCGATGGTCGACGCCATGGTCAACTGCACCATCCTGGCCTCGATCTTCGCCGGGCTGCCCAAGGTGGACGTCCACCTGGTCGCGTACGACACCCGGGCGCTGGACCTGACGCCGTGGGTGCACGACCCGTTCGAGGTGCTGCTGCGTACCCAGCTCGGTGGCGGCACCGACGGAATGGCGGCGCTGGAGCTGGCCCGACCCAAGATCGTCGACCCGCGCAACACCGTCATGGTGTGGATCTCCGACTTCTACGAGTGGAAGTCGCAGGAGGTCTTCGACGGGCTGCAGGCGGTGCACCGCAGCGGTGCCAAGCTGATCCCGGTCGGCTCGGTCTCCAGCGGTGGCCAGCAGAGCGTCAACCCGTGGTTCCGCCAACGGCTCAAGGACCAGGGCACCCCGGTGCTGTCCGGGCACGTCCGCAAGCTCGTCGTCGAGCTCAAGAACTTCCTCACCTGA
- a CDS encoding NUDIX hydrolase: MSDDAPLYERDPEAWRAHLAEGNAKQPRKRVSADALIRDRKGRILLVDPQYKPDWDLPGGMAEANEPPHDAVRRELREELGLDVHIARLLVVDWVAPHGPWDDLLSFIFDGGELTDEQIAGLKISDTELAAFEFCTPEQAQQRLRPYVWRRVAVALDALGSGDMLYIQNGYMR, encoded by the coding sequence GTGAGCGATGATGCTCCGCTGTATGAGCGTGACCCGGAGGCGTGGCGGGCGCATCTGGCGGAAGGCAACGCCAAACAGCCACGCAAGCGTGTAAGTGCTGACGCACTCATCCGGGACCGGAAGGGACGGATCCTCCTCGTTGACCCGCAGTACAAGCCGGACTGGGACCTGCCCGGCGGCATGGCGGAAGCCAACGAGCCGCCCCATGATGCCGTTCGCCGCGAGCTCCGAGAAGAACTCGGCCTGGACGTGCATATAGCCAGGCTGCTGGTGGTCGATTGGGTAGCACCACACGGCCCCTGGGACGACCTACTCTCGTTCATCTTCGATGGCGGCGAGCTGACCGATGAGCAGATTGCCGGACTCAAGATCTCGGATACCGAGCTGGCTGCGTTCGAGTTCTGTACGCCGGAACAGGCACAGCAGCGGCTCCGGCCCTACGTCTGGCGACGCGTTGCCGTAGCGCTCGATGCACTGGGGAGCGGGGACATGCTTTATATCCAGAATGGGTACATGAGATAG
- a CDS encoding DivIVA domain-containing protein has protein sequence MRRLFDLFRRPPLRSRRHRRLLAELAEHTRRNAAQAAGQRRPVPNTVGHYYGRPVRPSISPGMVRDRAFGDRVRRGCDPTEVRSFLHLVADELTALRAELRSTQDENLRIKQALRDWQSEQFQQFQAGAA, from the coding sequence GTGCGCAGACTGTTTGACCTGTTCCGCCGGCCGCCGCTGCGCAGCCGCCGGCACCGGCGGCTGCTCGCCGAGTTGGCCGAGCACACCCGCCGCAACGCGGCGCAGGCCGCCGGCCAGCGTCGGCCGGTGCCGAACACCGTCGGTCACTACTACGGCAGGCCGGTGCGGCCGTCGATCAGCCCCGGCATGGTCCGCGACCGCGCCTTCGGCGACCGCGTCCGGCGCGGCTGCGACCCCACCGAGGTACGCAGCTTCCTGCACCTGGTTGCCGACGAGCTGACCGCCCTGCGCGCCGAGCTGCGCTCCACCCAGGACGAGAACCTACGGATCAAGCAGGCGCTGCGGGACTGGCAGTCGGAGCAGTTCCAACAGTTCCAGGCAGGGGCGGCGTGA